The Panacibacter microcysteis DNA window TCTACGCCAAGCGCAGTGCTGTAAGTAAGAAAACGCGGTGCACAATTTACTTTGTTGTTGATCTTTGCAGGCATGAGGCTTTTTACAACATCTACAAAATTTTCTACATAACGCGGTATGTGAAAACCTATGTAATCGCATTGAAGCAGGCTGCCAATAATCTCCCTGCGCCACGGTAAAATATTAAACGTATTAGCTGCAGGAAATGCAGTGTGATGAAAGAAGCCGATTCTCAGGTCGGGCCTTAGTTCTCTCAGTATGCCCGGCACCATCCAAAGGTTATAGTCATGGATCCATACAATGGCTTCGTAATCGGCCTGCTGCGCAGCTTTTTCTGCAAAGAGCCGGTTTACCTTTACAAAGTGATCCCAGTGTGCATGATTGAATTTTGCCTTATCTGTAAAGGCAAAAATAGTGGGCCAGAATGCTTCTTTAGAGAACGTTTTATAAAAGATGTCTACCTCTTTTTTTGTAAGCCCGATGCGTGACGCCATCAGGTTTGGGTAGCGTTCTTTATCGATGTACACATTGCGCAAAATTTCGCCACTTTTGGCTGTTTCTTCCCAGGCTATCCAAACGCCGGAGCGGCCCTTATCGAAAAAACTTTGCAATGTTGGTAAAATACCATTGGGGCTTTTGGGTGGTACACGATGTACTTCGCCGCCAACATTCTTCAGCTCATAAGGAAAGCGGTGGTACATCATGATGAGTTGTGGCTCTTCATCTGCGTTGCCGGTTTTGAAGTTCAGTTCTTTTTCTTCGGGTATAAAGGTTCTAAAACTGTCGAAATGTTTCATGGCTTCCAGTATGCCACCTGCACCGGGCGTTTCTGCGTGGTACACGTTTTTCATTTCCTGTGTGGCATTGAGTAATGCCGGTTCAGAAAGTCCTACAGTTACACCTTTAAAGCCACATTCATACATGGCCAGGTCATTAAGCGTATCTCCGGCTACCAGTACATCATCTTTTGAAACCTGCAGATGATCGATGAGTTTGATAAGGCTGCTTCCTTTGTTTACACCTTTTGGAAGAATGTCTAAAAAGCGGCCTGCGGAATACAACATATCGCAGTTGATATCATCTGCCAGTTCTTTGGCCTGCGGCAACAGTGCGGTATTTTTTAAAAAGAATGAACACCTTCGTTGTTGCGGTACTTCCTGGTATTGCAGCCAGTCCACACCCTGGAAATGTTTCTGGATGTTGATAGCGCCGGGCCATTTCTTTTCGATCTCTCCCTGTATGGAATCAATTGCGTCAAGGGTATGACCGTTAACAATCGTTGCGCCAACATCACATATTATAAAATCAGGATTCGGAATAATAGGATCGTTCAACAACGGTATTACACTTTCCAGGCCGCGGCCTGTAACAAACACCAAACGTATACCAGGATTTTTCCTGATGATCCTGTAAAGTTGTTGTTTGTGCAGGCTTTTACCGCCCAGGAAAGTTCCGTCGAGATCTGTTGCTAAAAGCATAGAAAATAATTTTAGTGTTAACGTAAATGTTTTTCAATAAGCATAAATTGATAATAAGGATTGGCGTGCTGATGCAGTATCCTGTACACGCCATTTATAACAGGCAGGTTAAGCTGTGCTTTCTCTATTACAGGTGCAAGTTCCTTTGAGGCCTGGTAACCTTCTGCAACCATTTCCATGGCATCCAGCGCGTTTACCGGTTTCATACCTCTGCCCACCAGTTTGCCCAATGTTCTGTTCCTGCTAAAGTCTGAGTATGCAGTTACCAGCAGGTCACCAAAATAAACAGAGTCAAACAAATCACGGCTGCGTGGCACGATGGCTGTCATAAACTGCTGCACTTCCCGCATGGCATTACTAACCAGTACCGCCCTGAAGTTGTGGCCGAACTGTAAGCCCTTTGCAATACCGCCGGCAATACCAATGATATTTTTGAGAATGGCTGCATATTCAACGCCGGCGGGGTCGTTATTGATGATAGTGGTTACATAACCTGTTTTTATAGAAGAGGCAATAGTAGTTGCAATCGTCTCATCATTGCATGAAATGGTCATGTAGGTTGTACTTTGTGTAGCCACTTCTTCTGCATGACACGGGCCCGCAATGACCGCCACATTTTTTTTTGCCAATTGCTGCTCAAGGTACAGGCCGGGAATTGTAGATGTACCGGGTATAAGACCTTTTATTGAAACAGCGACCGTTTTGCCGTCGAACAAACTTTTATCAATATTTTTTATATAATCCGGCAGATAAGCAGCGGGCATAGCAAAAATGACCATTTCTGCATGCGCTACTGTTTGTTCAACAGCAGCGTATGCATTGATGAATGACATTTTTAATTCGGCAAAACTGAGATAGCGTGGGTTTCTACCGTTAGCGTTAATATCGTCTGCCTGGTCTTGTGTGCGAACGTGCCAGGAAACAAAAACACCACTCTCAGCGAAAATTTTAACCAATGCTGTTGCCCAACTGCCACTGCCTAAAACAGCGACATGTGTTAGCATACATTTTTTTATTAATTATCTGAAGCGGTGCAAAGGTACCTATAAATGGCCGGAATGGCCGTAGTTGCCAATTGTAGCGCGGTAAAAGCAACTGTGTACAGCCTGTAACGCAGGCTATTTTAACAACATAGCGGATGTTAAAGAAATGCAAAGATGTTATGGTGCTTTTCGTGCAGACAATAACTGCAACAATGTATTGTTGTAGGGATACCATAGTCTTTTACCTGAGTCGTACACTTCTGCGAAGGATGCATTGGGGAAAAGTTTATAATCAAATTTTGGATAACCATAAGCGATGTAACCCGGGTAATAGTAGGACATATTATTTTGTATGGCGTACTGCATCTTGAGCAGCATAAGCAGTTTGCCCGGGCTATGTTTTTTATATGCAGGATCGTAAAAATTCATGATACCTGCGAGCGTTGAAAAACCTTTATCGAAGAAGCCTGCTGCAATTAAATGATCATTGTCTCTTAACTCAATCTTTATTGATTCGAAAAGATTTTTGCGCTTTGTATTTTTGTTGTTTTCTCCAAAAAGAAAATCCTGTATGGTTGGCGGCGCATCAAAATTTACCTGGCTGAAGTATAACTGGTACAGCGCTGTAAGCTCACCTGTTAATTGAAAAGGAGTGAAAGAAACCGAGAAATGTTGATTTGCTTTGAGCAGTTTTTTTGCCGCGGTGGAAAACCGGAAATCTGCCAGTTTAAAGCGTAACCAGTAAACGTGATAAATATTGTCTTTATCAAAAATGAAATCTGTTGTGAATATTTCCTGGCGCATCCTGTAGTAGCCTTGTGCCAGTAAATTATCTAATAATGG harbors:
- the ggpS gene encoding glucosylglycerol-phosphate synthase; protein product: MLLATDLDGTFLGGKSLHKQQLYRIIRKNPGIRLVFVTGRGLESVIPLLNDPIIPNPDFIICDVGATIVNGHTLDAIDSIQGEIEKKWPGAINIQKHFQGVDWLQYQEVPQQRRCSFFLKNTALLPQAKELADDINCDMLYSAGRFLDILPKGVNKGSSLIKLIDHLQVSKDDVLVAGDTLNDLAMYECGFKGVTVGLSEPALLNATQEMKNVYHAETPGAGGILEAMKHFDSFRTFIPEEKELNFKTGNADEEPQLIMMYHRFPYELKNVGGEVHRVPPKSPNGILPTLQSFFDKGRSGVWIAWEETAKSGEILRNVYIDKERYPNLMASRIGLTKKEVDIFYKTFSKEAFWPTIFAFTDKAKFNHAHWDHFVKVNRLFAEKAAQQADYEAIVWIHDYNLWMVPGILRELRPDLRIGFFHHTAFPAANTFNILPWRREIIGSLLQCDYIGFHIPRYVENFVDVVKSLMPAKINNKVNCAPRFLTYSTALGVEQMTTELQLGNRTVYLGANPVGVNVDYIKSLMEKDKIRSKINALKKQTDGKQVILSVERLDYVKGPLEKVLAFEEFLKDYPEFHGKVELVNICTPPAQGMKVYEKIQHELEQAIGRINGRYAQLNWTPIHFFFRSLPFEEVVTYYALADVAWITPLRDGLNLVAKEYIAAQGELDNTNGILILSEFAGAAVELQYALLTNPYDYRSLKDALLQALIMNPSERKMRMQRLYEHVTHYDIDFWADDFIGNLLHAAPKQDTQVVAMAS
- a CDS encoding GNAT family N-acetyltransferase, producing MQTHNHVKFNGPLLDNLLAQGYYRMRQEIFTTDFIFDKDNIYHVYWLRFKLADFRFSTAAKKLLKANQHFSVSFTPFQLTGELTALYQLYFSQVNFDAPPTIQDFLFGENNKNTKRKNLFESIKIELRDNDHLIAAGFFDKGFSTLAGIMNFYDPAYKKHSPGKLLMLLKMQYAIQNNMSYYYPGYIAYGYPKFDYKLFPNASFAEVYDSGKRLWYPYNNTLLQLLSARKAP
- a CDS encoding NAD(P)H-dependent glycerol-3-phosphate dehydrogenase — translated: MLTHVAVLGSGSWATALVKIFAESGVFVSWHVRTQDQADDINANGRNPRYLSFAELKMSFINAYAAVEQTVAHAEMVIFAMPAAYLPDYIKNIDKSLFDGKTVAVSIKGLIPGTSTIPGLYLEQQLAKKNVAVIAGPCHAEEVATQSTTYMTISCNDETIATTIASSIKTGYVTTIINNDPAGVEYAAILKNIIGIAGGIAKGLQFGHNFRAVLVSNAMREVQQFMTAIVPRSRDLFDSVYFGDLLVTAYSDFSRNRTLGKLVGRGMKPVNALDAMEMVAEGYQASKELAPVIEKAQLNLPVINGVYRILHQHANPYYQFMLIEKHLR